The DNA sequence CAACTGGAAAAGAAAAAGCCTCGGATTTCCGAGGCTTTTGCACTTGTCCGGACTGTGCCGGACTTTGAAATGGTCGGTGCGACAAGATTCGAACTTGCGACCACTAGACCCCCAGTCTAGTGCGCTACCAGGCTGCGCTACGCACCGATAAACATTCAGCTTACTAATATCTTACTGCAAATCTGCAGTTCTTCCCTGATCTCGTGAAGCAGGGTTTTAATCTCTTCAGAAGGCTCCCCGCATTCCTCAGGTGGTGTCAGCGGTGGGGCCGCCAGACCGGTTATCACCCTGCGGGCGCCTTCTATGGTAAGTTTATCTTTATAGAGCAGTTTTCTTATTGTAACCAGCAGATCCAGATCATTTCTGGAATATAAACGCTGTCCAGTTGAGCTTTTCCTCGGATTAAGCTGGCTGAATTCGGTTTCCCAGAACCTCAAAACTGAAGGGTTAAGGGAAAGAGCCTTCGAAATTTCGCCTATCTTGTAATAAAGCTTATCAGGGAGAGGAAGGTCCATCTCCAGACAATTATTCAGCGTTCAAAGAAGCCTTGAGAACCTGGCTCGGCTTGAAGGTAAGGATCTTTCTGGCAGTAATGGTGATCTCTTCGCCAGTCTGGGGGTTTCTGCCACGGCGATCAGCCTTGTCTTTTACTACAAAGTTGCCGAAACCGGCAATCTTGATTTTGTCACCGGTCTCAAGTGTTCCTTTGATAATATCGAACACGAGTTCTACCAATTCTGCCGAATCCTTCTTGGAGAAACCAACCTTTTCATAAATTTTTTCTACTATGTCAGCTTTGGTCATATCTACCTCAAAATATCTAAATTTGTTGACTTAGTTCCTTTACTGAAGGCCGGAAGGTATATAGCATAGGGGGAAATTATAATCAACCCCTTTTTACCGGATGGAAGCGCCAATATTATTCACAAGAGCATTGACTACACGTTGATGGAGGGCGCTCACTTCCTCGTCAGTCAAAGTCCTGTCAGGAAGCCGATACCTTACCCTGATGGCAATACTCTTATGCCCTTCAGGGATATGCTCTCCCTTGTAAAGGTCGAACAGGGAGACTTCTTCGATTTCCTTGATTTTTAAGGTACTGATACAGTCGTTTATGGAGTCTGCCGAGACAGCATCGGGGAGCAGCATGGCAATGTCCCGTGACGCATCAGGGAACCGGGAAGGCGCCGTAATAGCGGTAGTCTCGCGAACCAATAGAATGAGACGACCCATTTCCAGCTCAAAGTAATAAACCGGTTTTTCGATGGCATAGTTTTCCTGAACAGTCGGGTGAATCTCCCCGATGGAACCGATCCGTTCTCCGGCAGCAAAGATGGTGCAGGCCTTGCCTGGGTGATAGAACGGCTCGATGTCCCGCGGCTCGAATTTCACAGCCGGCACCTTCAGCGCATCAAGGATGTTTTCGACAACACCCTTGGCATCGAAGAAATCTGCCTCACCCTTGCCCTGATTCCACCCTTCCGGGTTTCTGAGTCCGGAGATCAGGCCGCCAAGCACCAGCGGTTCGCATGGAGAGTCGTGTTCCGGCTTGACCAGGTACACCCTGCGCAATTCAAAGATGCGCTGGTTGAAAACCCTGAAGTTCGCATTGCGGGCCGATGTCTCAAGCAAGCCAGGGAGCAGTGTGGTGCGCATGACCGAGTGTTCGTCGATCAATGGATTGAGGAGTTTGACATGGGTCGCACGGTGGTCGTCCCCGGCTAACAGCATCCGTTCCGGCACGTCCAGCGGGCTGAAGCTGAAATTGACAACTTCATTGAAACCGTAACTTACCAGCAGATCCCTCACCTTGCGCTCGATACGCTGGTGAAGCGGTGGGCGATCAGAAACCACACGTGCATATGGCATGGTGACTGGGATATTGTCGTAACCGTACATCCTGGCCAGCTCTTCGATCAAATCTATCTCCCGCTCCAGGTCAACCCGGTAGGAAGGCACCGTAACCTGCAGCGTTGCACTATCAACAGCTGTGACAGCGCATTCCAGGCTCTCAAGAATCGACTGCGCCACGTCCGGGGCGATGAAGACACCAAGCAGTCCTTCGACTCTCCGATGCCTGAGAGTTATGATCCGATTGGAAAGTGGTACCGGATACACATCGATCATTCCGGCTGCAATGGAGCCACCGGCGAGCTGACAGATCAAGGATGCCGCCCGATCAAGGGCCCTGGGAACAGCTTCTATATCAGCGCCACGCTCGAAACGATGGGATGATTCGGAATGAATCCCCAACCGCTTGCTGGTGCGGCGAATTGCCGAAGGGTTAAACCAGGCGCTTTCAAGCAGAATATTGGTGGTTGTATCGGAGATCTCTGAATTTTGCCCGCCCATGATCCCAGCAAGAGCAACTGCCCGGGCGCCGTCCCTGATCGTAAGATCATCGGCCGTCAGGGTTCGCTCCTGGCCGTCAAGGGTAATGAACTGCTCGCCTGCTGCTGCCCTTCTGACAACGATCCGGCCCTCAACAAGCTGATCGTGATCAAAGGCATGGAGCGGGTGACCATACTCCATCAGCACATAGTTGGTCACGTCCACGACGTTGTTGATGGAGCGCATCCCCACCGCATTTAGCCGGCCGACAAGCCAGGCAGGAGACGGCCCAATTTTGCACCCTTTGATGTAACGGGCAGCGTATCTGGGGCAGAGATCTGCGTCCTCGGTAACAACCGAGGCGAACTCCAGTGCCGACCTGCTCTCTTCAACGATTTGAATCTCCGGCTGAGTGATCTTTTTGCCGAGCTTTGCCGCAACTTCACGGGCAATGCCGATGACGCTAAGGCAGTCAGAGCGGTTCGGCGTCAGACCAATTTCAAAAATCACGTCTTTCATTCCCAGGGCGTCGAAAACCGGGGTGCCCAGCACCAAATCGGCAGGCAGGATCATGATTCCGGCAGATTCATCGGCAATGCCGAGTTCTTTCTCGGAGCAGAGCATGCCCAACGACTCTTCGCCACGAATCTTGGAGCGTTTGATCTTGAAATCGCCGGGAAGAACCGTGCCGATCTGGGCCAGGGCAACCTTGTCGCCAGCCTTGAAATTCTGTGCGCCGCAAACAATGTCCAGAATCTCGCTGCCGTTGTTCACCTTGCAAACCGAGAGCTTGTCCGCATTAGGGTGCTGCGCCTTTTCCTGGACCTGGGCGACGACAACACTGTCCATTCCGGTGAAACGCTCTTCAACCCGTTCCACCTCAAGACCAAGCATGGTAAGCATGGCCGAGAGATCAGCAGGGGAGAGATCGACTTCGACGAATTCCTTGAGCCAGTTATAGCTAATTATCATATGAATGAACTTTCAAGTATCCACTTAAAGGTAATAAGGCAACTATCAGAATTGTCTCAGAAACCTGAGATCATTTTCAAACAGCAGTCTCATGTCGTTAATCCCGTACTTGAGCATGGCAATCCGCTCGATCCCCATGCCGAAAGCAAAGCCGGTAACCGATTCAGGGTCGTACTGCACATGCTTGAACACTTCAGGATCTACCATGCCTGCACCGAGTATCTCAAGCCATCCCGACTGCTTGCAAACCCGACACCCCTTCCCTTTACAGATAACACAGGCGATATCAACCTCTGCAGACGGTTCAGTGAATGGGAAAAAACTCGGGCGGAGCCTGACGCCGATATCCTTGCCAAAGTACTGAGTAACAAAGATGGTCAAAATCCCTTTCAAGTCGGCAAAGGTAATCCCTTTGTCCACCATGAACCCTTCAATCTGGTGAAACATCGGTGAATGGGTAGCATCATAGTCGCAGCGATATACGGTGCCCGGAGCAATAACCCGGACCGGCGGCGCATGATTGAGCATAGTCCTGATCTGGACCGGTGAGGTATGGGTTCTCAGCAACAGGTTGTTCTCAACGAAAAAGGTATCCTGCATATCACGCGCAGGGTGATCCTTGGGAAAATTCAGTGCCTCGAAGTTGTAGTAATCGAGCTCGATCTCAGGTCCTTCGGCAATCTGGAACCCCAGTCCGGCAAAGATATCGCTGACCTCTTCAATAACCATCGAGACCGGATGCTTGGACCCTTTGGCAAGCTGGCGACCCGGCAGAGTAACATCGATTCGCTCACTGCTGAGCTTTTCGGCCCTGGCTCGCTTCCGGGTAAGTTCCAGAACCGATTCGATCCGCTCTTCCAACAGGTCCCTGACGGTGTTTACCACCTGGCCAAGCTTCGGTCTCTCTTCAGGAGTAAGAGCGCCGATCCCCTTCATTACGGAAGTCAGTTCGCCTTTTTTGCCAAGATATTTAACCCGCAAATTCTGGAGTTCTTCTTCGCTGGCAATTGAGTCGATCTCTTGAAGTGCCCTGGATTTGAGCTGTTCAAGTTGTTCATTCATGGACATATATTTTGGCCTTTTGATAAAAAAAGGGAAATGAGAGTAGCTCCCATTTCCCTTTTATCGGATCGCAAACTTTAGACGCTGGCTTTAGCCGTGGCTGCGATTGCAGTGAACCCGGCAGGGTCTGATACTGCGATGTCAGCCATAACCTTGCGGTCAATGGCAACATTTGCCACTTTGAGCCCATGAATCAGCTTGCTGTAGGTAAGCCCGTTGAGACGTGCTGCTGCGTTGATGCGGGTAATCCAGAGTGCACGGAAATCCCTCTTCTTGACACGACGGTCGCGGAACGCGTAATTAAGTGCGCGATCCACTGCCTCTGTGGCACTCCTGAAAAGTTTACTCCTGGCACCGCGGTAGCCTTTTGCGAGCTTTAATACCTTGTTTCTTCTCTGTCTCGCTTTAAATCCTCGTTTTGCGCGTGGCATGTTCTACTCCTCTTTTTCTCTGTATTTCACCTGATCCGCAAGGGGAGACGTTTCCTCACGGTTCTCGGCAACTGGTAAAACGTGAACAGTGACACTGATCACGTTTCTTATTACATGTACGGAATCAGCCTGGCAATATTCTTGTGGTCAACAGCAGCCACAATTGCACCCTTACGCAGGTTGCGCTTGTTCTTGGTGGTTTTGGAAGTCAGAATATGGCTGGTAAAGGCATGGCTTCTCTTGATCTTGCCGGTGCCGGTCTTTTTGAAGCGCTTCGCTGCGCCACGGTTGGTCTTGATTTTTGGCATTTCAATCTCCTTGCTTTATCTATTTTTTAGGGGCGACAATCATGTACATGCTGCGCCCTTCCATTTTTGGTCTTACTTCGATTACTGCAATCTCCTGAAGCTCTTCAGAAATTTTTTCGAGGATTTCCAGGCCAAGGTTGGTATGAGTTATCTCTCTGCCGCGGAACACCATGGTGATCTTGGCCTTATTACCCTCTTCCAGAAACCGCTTGACATGCTTGACTTTAAAGTCAAGGTCATGGTCATCGGTTTTTGGTCTGAGCTTCACCTCTTTGAGTTGAACCTGAACCTGCTTTTTCTTAGCTTCCTGAAGCTTCTTGCTCTGCTGATACTTGAATTTCCCGAAATCCATTATTCGACAAACAGGGGGCACCGCTGTGGGCGAAACCTCCACAAGATCCAGTTCCTTTTCTGCCGCCATAGCCAAAGCGTCACCAAGTGAGAGAATGCCTATCTGTTCGCTCTCCGGGCCGATAACCCTTACTTCACGTGCCCTGATGGCCTGATTGATGTTTACGGTCGGTTTAGCTATGGTACCACCTCCTGAAAAAAAGAATTTGTGCTGACTCCATCTGCTGCATTGCGTTCGCTCTTCGTCGCTGCCGCGTACCCTTATAAAGGGTATGCCTCACTCCCCAGAACTCGCAAGCCTTGCATATGAAGCTATAACAAATTCTTTGGGTCGACGTTTATTTATGGTCTGCGGATGCCTTTAAAATGAACTCGGCAAAGGCATCTGCCGTCATTGGTTCAAGGTTGCTACCATCACGGAAGCGTGGAGTCACGGTTGCGGTTTCCACTTCGCGGTCGCCGATGACCAACATGTATGGCACTTTCTGCAACTGCGCTTCCCTGATCTTGAATCCGAGCTTTTCGTTCCGGAAATCTTTCTGGACACGAATACCGGCAGCGCGCAATGTCTGATAAACCTGCTGCGCATATGGCTGCTGGTTGTCGGTGACTGTCATGACCATTGCCTGCACAGGGGACAGCCACACCGGGAAGTTGCCGGCAAAGTGTTCGATCAGGACGCCGATGAAACGTTCAATCGACCCGAGGATTACCCTATGCACCATCACAGGTCGCTTACGGTCGCCGTTTGCATCAACGTAGGTCAGGTCAAACCGCTCTGGGAGCGTAAAATCGCACTGGATTGTAGCACACTGCCACCTTCTGTCAAGACAATCACGCAACTTGATGTCTATCTTCGGCCCGTAGAATGCGCCGTCACCCTCATTAATCTCGAACTCGCGACCACTGTCCTTCAAAGCGCCGAGCAAGGCACCGGTGGCGCGCTCCCAGTCCTCATCGGAACCGATAGACTTGTCAGGCCTGGTGGAGAGTTCCATCTCGTACTCAAAACCGAAGATCCCCATCACGTCATTGACAAAGGATATGACCCCTTTGATCTCGGCATCCAGTTGCTCCGGGGTGCAGAGGATATGGGCATCGTCCTGGGTAAAGCAACGCACTCGCAGCAGGCCGTGCAGAACTCCGGCGCGCTCATGGCGATGAACCGTGCCAAGCTCGAAAAAACGGAGCGGCAGGTCGCGATAGCTCCTGAGGTGAGACTTGTAAATCATCATGTGCGACAGGCAGTTCATCGGCTTGATGCCGAACCCTTGCTCATCAACCTCGGTGAAATACATGTTCTCGCGGTAGTTCTCGTAATGGCCGGACCGCTGCCAGAGTTCGGTCTTGAGTATCTGTGGCCCTAAAACAATATCGTAATCTCTTTTAAGGTGCTCTTTGCGCTCAAAGTCTTCGATAATAGTCCGAAGCAGCGCCCCCTTCGGATGCCAGATAGCAAATCCGGCCCCAACCTCGTCGGAAAAAGAGAAGAGATCAAGTTCCCGCCCGAGCTTGCGATGGTCGCGGCGCTTCGCCTCTTCCAGCCGCTCCAGATAGGCATCCAGCTCCTTCTTGTCGCTAAAGGCAGTACCGTAAACTCGTTGCAGCATCCGGTTGTTTTCATTGCCACGCCAATAAGCGCCTGCAATCGAAGTGATCTTGAAAGCCTTGCACCATGAGGTTGAAGGCAAATGTGGACCACGACAAAGATCAACAAAATCACCCTGACGGTAAAGCGATACCGTCTCAACATCAAGATCGCTGATGATCTCGACCTTGTATCCTTCACCCATCTCGGCAAACAATTTTATTGCATCGGCCTTGGAAAGCTGTTCACGCCTGATCGGAATATCGGCCTTGGCCAGTTCCCGCATCTTCTCCTCGATCCGCTCAAGATCTTCGGTAGTGAATGGCTGCTCGACATCAAAGTCATAGTAAAAACCGGTCTCGATGGAGGGACCGATGGTAACCTTGGCCGCCGGGAACAGGGCTTTGACCGCCTGGGCCATGAGATGTGAAGTCGAATGCCTGATAATGTCAAGGGCTTCCGGGCTCTTGTCAGTAACAATGGCAACAGCGGCGGCATCCTGTAACGGAGCGTAAACATCAACAAGCTCGTCATTGACCTTACCGGCAATGGCTGCCTTGGCAAGTCCGGCGCCAATCGAAGCAGCAAGGTCACGTACTGTTGCCCCGGCAGACAAAGTCCTGGTGGAACCATCCGGCAATGTTACGGTAATATCGCTCATTACTGGCCTTTTAACAGAAAGAGGCATCGAACTTCGATGCCCCGTATCCGATGTTGGTGCAGATGAATTGCATGGTAGGCGCGGGCGGTTTCGAACCGCCGACCCCTAGCGTGTCGAGCTAGTGCTCTACCCCTGAGCTACGCGCCTATAAGCAAAACGAAGGTGATTATTATCAATGCCTGCCCGCGATGTCAAGCAAATAGTTAGGCAGTTGAGGCGTTTTAAGATTCAACAGCGAAACTGTTGCGGTAAAAACCTCGTCAGGGAGAATTTCTGCCATGCAGCGCGCATTAATAGGGCAGCGCGGCGTATACCCGAATTGAGTACAGGGAGAGCAGTTGAGATGCCGGTCTATGACAATATGATCAGCTCCTCGGGGCGCCCATTTCCTGGCGATACCTGACCCAAAAAGGGAAACCGTGGGCCGTCCCAAGCCAACCCCGATATGCAAAATGCCGGAATCACCGCTCACCAGAACAGCACAGCGGTCTACCACCGCAGCCGATTCCAGCAGGGAGGTCTTGGCTGCTAAATTGAGTGCTGCCGGCAGCCCCCGGACAATCGCTTCTCCCTCCCTGGCATCTTCCATCCCCCCAATCACAACTACCGGGACTCCCTCATCGGTCAGACGTTGCGCCAAGGTCCTGAACCGGTCCACTCCCCAGCGCCGCTCCGGGATGCTGGCACCAGGGAAAATGGCTACAAACTTACCACTATTAAGAGGCCTAAGCAGTTCTGTGGCCCTGGCTGCGGCTGCAGAAGGCACTTCAAGCCAGGCGGTCTCAATATGCTGGGGGGAGTTGATACCGAGAGGCTCCAAAAGTCTTAAAAAACTTACTACTTCGTAATCGTCGTGCGAGTAGGGAATCGGAAAGCTTAACAGCCTGCTTCTTTCATTAGTGGCAAAGCCTATCAGTGTTGCAGCCTTAGTCAGTCTTGCCACCACAGCCGAAAGCCGGTGCCACTGCTCGGTATCGATGACGACGTCATACTCTTTCCGGAATACCGAAAGAAACTCATGCGGAACGTCATAATTCATAACTGATCGTAAAAGCGGCGAAAGCGCAAATATGGAAGAATTACGCCGCTCGGCGAGGATATCTATCGCAATATTGGGGAACCGCTTCTTGAGCAGTTGTACGGCCGGCAAGAGATGAACAGCGTCCCCAATTCCACCGGGACGAATGATCAGAATCGACGAGACGACCCCGTGATCGGATTGCACGGGGGAGAAGATACTAAGAATTCGTACGGCCAAACAGCCGAAGATCATATCAATGATCTTGAGCATTCGGATAATTTTCACAATGCAGTTCCAATATACGGAATATCATCGCCCCAGGCACGTTGTACGGCGACTAGTTATAAACGTCGGTAATCCGGCAATAGAGAGAATAGTTTACAGGGAGAGACATCAAACATGGGATTGACTCGCTCGCCGGTGAAATCGAGTCCTACGGTGAGCCCTGAATGCACTCAAACACCTCATTCGGCAACTGCCTTATTTTGTTCGGCTTACATGACACCCAGTCGTTAAACTCAAGAATCTGCCAGTCAGTATGGCTGAGCTTTGAGAAATGGTAGGCAGCACCCAGACCGCTGGGACCGGCGCCGATGATTATAATTTTGTTATGCATA is a window from the Geoanaerobacter pelophilus genome containing:
- a CDS encoding MerR family transcriptional regulator, producing MDLPLPDKLYYKIGEISKALSLNPSVLRFWETEFSQLNPRKSSTGQRLYSRNDLDLLVTIRKLLYKDKLTIEGARRVITGLAAPPLTPPEECGEPSEEIKTLLHEIREELQICSKILVS
- a CDS encoding integration host factor subunit alpha, producing MTKADIVEKIYEKVGFSKKDSAELVELVFDIIKGTLETGDKIKIAGFGNFVVKDKADRRGRNPQTGEEITITARKILTFKPSQVLKASLNAE
- the pheT gene encoding phenylalanine--tRNA ligase subunit beta, yielding MIISYNWLKEFVEVDLSPADLSAMLTMLGLEVERVEERFTGMDSVVVAQVQEKAQHPNADKLSVCKVNNGSEILDIVCGAQNFKAGDKVALAQIGTVLPGDFKIKRSKIRGEESLGMLCSEKELGIADESAGIMILPADLVLGTPVFDALGMKDVIFEIGLTPNRSDCLSVIGIAREVAAKLGKKITQPEIQIVEESRSALEFASVVTEDADLCPRYAARYIKGCKIGPSPAWLVGRLNAVGMRSINNVVDVTNYVLMEYGHPLHAFDHDQLVEGRIVVRRAAAGEQFITLDGQERTLTADDLTIRDGARAVALAGIMGGQNSEISDTTTNILLESAWFNPSAIRRTSKRLGIHSESSHRFERGADIEAVPRALDRAASLICQLAGGSIAAGMIDVYPVPLSNRIITLRHRRVEGLLGVFIAPDVAQSILESLECAVTAVDSATLQVTVPSYRVDLEREIDLIEELARMYGYDNIPVTMPYARVVSDRPPLHQRIERKVRDLLVSYGFNEVVNFSFSPLDVPERMLLAGDDHRATHVKLLNPLIDEHSVMRTTLLPGLLETSARNANFRVFNQRIFELRRVYLVKPEHDSPCEPLVLGGLISGLRNPEGWNQGKGEADFFDAKGVVENILDALKVPAVKFEPRDIEPFYHPGKACTIFAAGERIGSIGEIHPTVQENYAIEKPVYYFELEMGRLILLVRETTAITAPSRFPDASRDIAMLLPDAVSADSINDCISTLKIKEIEEVSLFDLYKGEHIPEGHKSIAIRVRYRLPDRTLTDEEVSALHQRVVNALVNNIGASIR
- the pheS gene encoding phenylalanine--tRNA ligase subunit alpha gives rise to the protein MNEQLEQLKSRALQEIDSIASEEELQNLRVKYLGKKGELTSVMKGIGALTPEERPKLGQVVNTVRDLLEERIESVLELTRKRARAEKLSSERIDVTLPGRQLAKGSKHPVSMVIEEVSDIFAGLGFQIAEGPEIELDYYNFEALNFPKDHPARDMQDTFFVENNLLLRTHTSPVQIRTMLNHAPPVRVIAPGTVYRCDYDATHSPMFHQIEGFMVDKGITFADLKGILTIFVTQYFGKDIGVRLRPSFFPFTEPSAEVDIACVICKGKGCRVCKQSGWLEILGAGMVDPEVFKHVQYDPESVTGFAFGMGIERIAMLKYGINDMRLLFENDLRFLRQF
- the rplT gene encoding 50S ribosomal protein L20 → MPRAKRGFKARQRRNKVLKLAKGYRGARSKLFRSATEAVDRALNYAFRDRRVKKRDFRALWITRINAAARLNGLTYSKLIHGLKVANVAIDRKVMADIAVSDPAGFTAIAATAKASV
- the rpmI gene encoding 50S ribosomal protein L35 codes for the protein MPKIKTNRGAAKRFKKTGTGKIKRSHAFTSHILTSKTTKNKRNLRKGAIVAAVDHKNIARLIPYM
- the infC gene encoding translation initiation factor IF-3 — translated: MAKPTVNINQAIRAREVRVIGPESEQIGILSLGDALAMAAEKELDLVEVSPTAVPPVCRIMDFGKFKYQQSKKLQEAKKKQVQVQLKEVKLRPKTDDHDLDFKVKHVKRFLEEGNKAKITMVFRGREITHTNLGLEILEKISEELQEIAVIEVRPKMEGRSMYMIVAPKK
- the thrS gene encoding threonine--tRNA ligase, encoding MSDITVTLPDGSTRTLSAGATVRDLAASIGAGLAKAAIAGKVNDELVDVYAPLQDAAAVAIVTDKSPEALDIIRHSTSHLMAQAVKALFPAAKVTIGPSIETGFYYDFDVEQPFTTEDLERIEEKMRELAKADIPIRREQLSKADAIKLFAEMGEGYKVEIISDLDVETVSLYRQGDFVDLCRGPHLPSTSWCKAFKITSIAGAYWRGNENNRMLQRVYGTAFSDKKELDAYLERLEEAKRRDHRKLGRELDLFSFSDEVGAGFAIWHPKGALLRTIIEDFERKEHLKRDYDIVLGPQILKTELWQRSGHYENYRENMYFTEVDEQGFGIKPMNCLSHMMIYKSHLRSYRDLPLRFFELGTVHRHERAGVLHGLLRVRCFTQDDAHILCTPEQLDAEIKGVISFVNDVMGIFGFEYEMELSTRPDKSIGSDEDWERATGALLGALKDSGREFEINEGDGAFYGPKIDIKLRDCLDRRWQCATIQCDFTLPERFDLTYVDANGDRKRPVMVHRVILGSIERFIGVLIEHFAGNFPVWLSPVQAMVMTVTDNQQPYAQQVYQTLRAAGIRVQKDFRNEKLGFKIREAQLQKVPYMLVIGDREVETATVTPRFRDGSNLEPMTADAFAEFILKASADHK
- a CDS encoding glycosyltransferase family 9 protein yields the protein MKIIRMLKIIDMIFGCLAVRILSIFSPVQSDHGVVSSILIIRPGGIGDAVHLLPAVQLLKKRFPNIAIDILAERRNSSIFALSPLLRSVMNYDVPHEFLSVFRKEYDVVIDTEQWHRLSAVVARLTKAATLIGFATNERSRLLSFPIPYSHDDYEVVSFLRLLEPLGINSPQHIETAWLEVPSAAAARATELLRPLNSGKFVAIFPGASIPERRWGVDRFRTLAQRLTDEGVPVVVIGGMEDAREGEAIVRGLPAALNLAAKTSLLESAAVVDRCAVLVSGDSGILHIGVGLGRPTVSLFGSGIARKWAPRGADHIVIDRHLNCSPCTQFGYTPRCPINARCMAEILPDEVFTATVSLLNLKTPQLPNYLLDIAGRH